From one Rosa rugosa chromosome 4, drRosRugo1.1, whole genome shotgun sequence genomic stretch:
- the LOC133745557 gene encoding ethylene-responsive transcription factor 7-like: protein MAAVRAQNDGVRGRRKSSSRGHHRFVGVRQRPSGRWVAEIKDSLQKVRLWLGTFDTAEDAARAYDDAARTLRGANARTNFELPQSNGAGVGDSGMENVEPFSFEDVCGNGAEEDGLLGALKAKLLDGKGFSRVQEKIDSSPLVVPRGGGFGFANPPNQQGSYIAGSSKEKNFSHTRCIQPHSHKNDHVTGHDVVFDISDQTEVAVSGHVASNPGMVWTNEPPAYELTWSNTLPMPTWPVPTDQSIVSMSYTDQCSMELPTTSRDHGKVTAVGLTQQLSQIEGAMGGGAWSADQQYMHCDNNWAAAANGTWESQGLFYQPSVSGVI from the coding sequence ATGGCAGCTGTACGAGCTCAAAACGATGGCGTCCGCGGCCGGAGGAAGTCATCGTCGAGAGGGCACCATAGGTTTGTGGGAGTGAGGCAGAGGCCGTCGGGAAGATGGGTGGCCGAGATCAAAGACTCGTTGCAAAAGGTCAGGCTTTGGCTTGGCACTTTCGATACTGCTGAGGATGCTGCTAGGGCTTATGATGACGCTGCGCGGACTTTGCGCGGTGCAAATGCCCGCACCAATTTCGAACTGCCTCAATCGAATGGTGCGGGCGTGGGAGATTCGGGGATGGAAAATGTGGAACCGTTTTCGTTTGAGGATGTTTGTGGCAATGGAGCTGAAGAAGATGGCTTGCTTGGTGCGCTCAAGGCCAAGTTGCTTGATGGCAAGGGATTTAGTCGGGTGCAAGAGAAGATTGATTCGTCTCCTCTAGTTGTGCCACGTGGCGGTGGGTTTGGATTTGCAAACCCTCCGAATCAGCAGGGTTCATATATAGCAGGGTCctcaaaggaaaaaaattttAGTCACACTCGGTGTATACAACCTCACTCTCACAAAAATGATCACGTGACAGGCCACGACGTGGTATTTGATATCAGTGACCAGACAGAGGTGGCCGTGTCCGGTCACGTTGCATCGAACCCGGGCATGGTGTGGACCAATGAACCTCCAGCATATGAATTGACTTGGTCCAACACACTTCCTATGCCTACATGGCCGGTACCAACTGATCAGTCAATTGTGAGTATGTCATATACAGATCAGTGTTCGATGGAGTTGCCAACAACAAGTAGAGATCATGGTAAAGTGACCGCCGTAGGCTTGACGCAGCAGCTGTCACAGATCGAAGGAGCAATGGGAGGTGGTGCTTGGTCTGCAGATCAGCAATATATGCACTGTGACAACAATTGGGCAGCTGCTGCTAACGGCACTTGGGAATCCCAAGGCCTCTTCTATCAGCCCTCTGTTTCTGGGGTGATTTGA
- the LOC133744998 gene encoding uncharacterized protein LOC133744998 produces MNLKQDTFEKLLMILWALWKNRNTKLWDGCAQTSTDIVFSSFSWLDEFRKARHDVAAKLVKMQKKPWKPDPEKRWKLNVDGSFLPNQMKGGLGGVLRDGDGGFKAAFTQPVQHVDSAKQVELLAIKEGLQLLQSLKVQSVVIESDCLEATLDIGNQRYDLIDYSAIIDDIRMTLASFLGVQICFAPRTCNAVAHRLASIAFDENYTSVWIDKVPECILDVLQSDCNQPT; encoded by the coding sequence ATGAACCTAAAGCAAGACACTTTCGAGAAGTTGCTTATGATACTGTGGGCATTGTGGAAGAACAGAAACACTAAACTCTGGGATGGTTGTGCACAAACATCTACTGATATTGTGTTCAGCTCCTTCTCTTGGTTGGATGAGTTTAGAAAGGCACGACATGATGTTGCTGCCAAGCTAGTTAAAATGCAAAAGAAACCATGGAAGCCTGATCCAGAAAAGCGATGGAAACTAAATGTTGATGGTAGTTTCTTACCAAACCAAATGAAAGGTGGTCTAGGAGGAGTCTTGCGTGATGGGGATGGTGGTTTCAAAGCTGCATTTACACAGCCAGTACAACATGTGGATAGTGCCAAACAGGTAGAGCTCCTAGCAATCAAAGAAGGTTTGCAACTGTTACAATCTTTGAAGGTGCAATCTGTGGTGATAGAGTCTGATTGCCTGGAAGCTACTTTGGACATAGGAAACCAAAGGTACGATCTGATTGATTATTCTGCAATTATTGATGATATAAGGATGACTCTGGCGTCCTTCCTAGGAGTGCAGATTTGTTTTGCTCCTAGAACTTGTAATGCAGTAGCTCATAGGCTAGCTAGCATAGCTTTTGATGAAAACTATACATCAGTTTGGATTGATAAGGTTCCAGAATGCATTCTGGACGTTTTACAATCAGATTGTAATCAGCCGACTTAA
- the LOC133743976 gene encoding serpin-ZX-like isoform X1, with protein MALNSFSASAGYSSFHIPVNPQSDTESSTTITISEPSSSNGRSSQPGFGTTSSPTLGTITINPSSGTSITITPTSATTITITSSSASTTVTIAPTSGTTSTSTSGHTPFPSPFAVPSQVSQPFETSTSTFNRINNFDQTEPGNRGGFGPSLFKRSQNSSGIWFGSACPATNPFGMLPERPPQLSFGHSAPSPSVQDGILGSLTATMEESIENQTDVALRITKKLLLTKGKDKNMVYSPLSIHVVLSLIAAGSKKGYPQDEMLKFLKAKSTEQLNDLALKLIPLVFADGSPSGGPCLSLANGVWVEMSLPVMASFKQVVENAYKAVLKQVDFMTKSEEARCEVNSWAEKETRGLIKDLLPPGTVDSTTRIILANALYFKGAWDQKFNETRTKMFDFHLLSGRSVKAPFMTSWKDQFISVFDGFKVLKLPYKQGEDHNRRFSMYVFLPNASNGLPSLVERVCSEAGFLGRYLPWTKVEVNKFLIPKFKITFGFEACQFLETLGLKLPYLSETVVGDEPVVELMIHKSFIEVNEEGTEAAAATAAVGFGYCSASRPVIEKIDFVADHPFLFLIREEATGAVMFIGHVLNPVAD; from the exons ATGGCACTCAATTCATTCTCAGCTTCAG CAGGTTATAGTAGTTTTCACATTCCTGTTAATCCACAGTCTGATACAGAATCCAGTACTACTATCACCATAAGTGAACCATCATCGAGCAATGGTAGATCAAGTCAGCCTGGTTTTGGCACTACTAGTAGCCCAACATTGGGCACTATCACCATAAACCCAAGTTCTGGCACTAGCATCACCATAACGCCAACTTCTGCAACTACTATCACCATAACCTCCAGTTCGGCCTCCACTACTGTCACCATAGCTCCAACTTCTGGCACTACCTCAACTTCTACATCTGGACACACTCCATTTCCATCT CCCTTCGCTGTGCCTTCCCAAGTGTCTCAGCCATTTGAGACTAGTACTTCTACCTTCAACAGAATTAACAATTTTGATCAAACAGAGCCAG GCAACAGAGGTGGCTTTGGCCCTTCATTATTTAAAAGATCGCAGAATAGCTCCGGAATATG GTTTGGTAGTGCATGCCCTGCTACAAATCCGTTTGGAATGCTCCCTGAAAGGCCTCCTCAGCTTTCATTTGGTCATTCTGCTCCTTCACCATCAGTTCAAGACGGAATTTTGGGATCTTTGACAGCTACGATGGAAGAATCCATTGAAAACCAAACTGATGTCGCACTGAGAATCACAAAAAAGCTGCTTTTGACTAAAGGCAAGGACAAGAACATGGTCTACTCTCCTCTGTCCATCCATGTGGTTCTTAGCCTGATAGCAGCTGGGTCGAAAAAGGGCTATCCCCAGGACGAGATGCTCAAATTTCTCAAAGCCAAATCCACCGAGCAGCTCAACGATCTTGCCTTGAAGCTCATTCCCCTGGTCTTTGCTGATGGATCCCCAAGTGGCGGTCCTTGCTTGTCATTAGCCAATGGTGTTTGGGTTGAAATGTCTCTCCCTGTCATGGCTTCCTTCAAACAGGTAGTGGAGAATGCGTACAAGGCAGTTCTAAAGCAAGTGGATTTCATGACCAAATCTGAGGAAGCACGATGCGAAGTAAACTCATGGGCGGAGAAGGAGACCAGAGGCCTCATTAAAGATCTTCTTCCACCTGGAACAGTTGACAGCACCACAAGGATCATTCTTGCAAATGCCTTATACTTCAAAGGAGCTTGGGATCAGAAGTTTaatgaaacaagaacaaagaTGTTTGATTTCCACCTTCTCAGTGGGAGGTCAGTTAAGGCACCCTTCATGACCAGTTGGAAGGACCAATTTATAAGTGTCTTTGACGGTTTCAAAGTCTTAAAGCTTCCTTACAAACAAGGTGAAGATCACAATCGGCGCTTCTCCATGTATGTGTTTCTTCCAAATGCAAGTAATGGGCTGCCATCTCTGGTTGAGAGAGTTTGTTCAGAGGCTGGGTTTTTAGGTCGCTATCTTCCTTGGACAAAAGTTGAAGTTAATAAATTTTTAATCCCAAAGTTTAAGATcacttttggctttgaagcTTGTCAATTTCTGGAAACTTTAGGTCTGAAGTTGCCATATTTGTCAGAGACTGTTGTTGGTGATGAACCAGTTGTTGAATTGATGATACATAAGTCCTTCATTGAAGTTAATGAAGAAGGCACAGAAGCTGCCGCTGCGACTGCTGCTGTTGGGTTTGGTTATTGCTCTGCTTCTCGTCCGGTGATTGAGAAGATAGACTTTGTGGCAGATCACCCATTCCTTTTTCTGATCCGAGAAGAAGCAACTGGAGCTGTGATGTTCATCGGGCATGTCCTCAATCCCGTTGCAGACTGA
- the LOC133743976 gene encoding serpin-ZX-like isoform X2, whose protein sequence is MALNSFSASGYSSFHIPVNPQSDTESSTTITISEPSSSNGRSSQPGFGTTSSPTLGTITINPSSGTSITITPTSATTITITSSSASTTVTIAPTSGTTSTSTSGHTPFPSPFAVPSQVSQPFETSTSTFNRINNFDQTEPGNRGGFGPSLFKRSQNSSGIWFGSACPATNPFGMLPERPPQLSFGHSAPSPSVQDGILGSLTATMEESIENQTDVALRITKKLLLTKGKDKNMVYSPLSIHVVLSLIAAGSKKGYPQDEMLKFLKAKSTEQLNDLALKLIPLVFADGSPSGGPCLSLANGVWVEMSLPVMASFKQVVENAYKAVLKQVDFMTKSEEARCEVNSWAEKETRGLIKDLLPPGTVDSTTRIILANALYFKGAWDQKFNETRTKMFDFHLLSGRSVKAPFMTSWKDQFISVFDGFKVLKLPYKQGEDHNRRFSMYVFLPNASNGLPSLVERVCSEAGFLGRYLPWTKVEVNKFLIPKFKITFGFEACQFLETLGLKLPYLSETVVGDEPVVELMIHKSFIEVNEEGTEAAAATAAVGFGYCSASRPVIEKIDFVADHPFLFLIREEATGAVMFIGHVLNPVAD, encoded by the exons ATGGCACTCAATTCATTCTCAGCTTCAG GTTATAGTAGTTTTCACATTCCTGTTAATCCACAGTCTGATACAGAATCCAGTACTACTATCACCATAAGTGAACCATCATCGAGCAATGGTAGATCAAGTCAGCCTGGTTTTGGCACTACTAGTAGCCCAACATTGGGCACTATCACCATAAACCCAAGTTCTGGCACTAGCATCACCATAACGCCAACTTCTGCAACTACTATCACCATAACCTCCAGTTCGGCCTCCACTACTGTCACCATAGCTCCAACTTCTGGCACTACCTCAACTTCTACATCTGGACACACTCCATTTCCATCT CCCTTCGCTGTGCCTTCCCAAGTGTCTCAGCCATTTGAGACTAGTACTTCTACCTTCAACAGAATTAACAATTTTGATCAAACAGAGCCAG GCAACAGAGGTGGCTTTGGCCCTTCATTATTTAAAAGATCGCAGAATAGCTCCGGAATATG GTTTGGTAGTGCATGCCCTGCTACAAATCCGTTTGGAATGCTCCCTGAAAGGCCTCCTCAGCTTTCATTTGGTCATTCTGCTCCTTCACCATCAGTTCAAGACGGAATTTTGGGATCTTTGACAGCTACGATGGAAGAATCCATTGAAAACCAAACTGATGTCGCACTGAGAATCACAAAAAAGCTGCTTTTGACTAAAGGCAAGGACAAGAACATGGTCTACTCTCCTCTGTCCATCCATGTGGTTCTTAGCCTGATAGCAGCTGGGTCGAAAAAGGGCTATCCCCAGGACGAGATGCTCAAATTTCTCAAAGCCAAATCCACCGAGCAGCTCAACGATCTTGCCTTGAAGCTCATTCCCCTGGTCTTTGCTGATGGATCCCCAAGTGGCGGTCCTTGCTTGTCATTAGCCAATGGTGTTTGGGTTGAAATGTCTCTCCCTGTCATGGCTTCCTTCAAACAGGTAGTGGAGAATGCGTACAAGGCAGTTCTAAAGCAAGTGGATTTCATGACCAAATCTGAGGAAGCACGATGCGAAGTAAACTCATGGGCGGAGAAGGAGACCAGAGGCCTCATTAAAGATCTTCTTCCACCTGGAACAGTTGACAGCACCACAAGGATCATTCTTGCAAATGCCTTATACTTCAAAGGAGCTTGGGATCAGAAGTTTaatgaaacaagaacaaagaTGTTTGATTTCCACCTTCTCAGTGGGAGGTCAGTTAAGGCACCCTTCATGACCAGTTGGAAGGACCAATTTATAAGTGTCTTTGACGGTTTCAAAGTCTTAAAGCTTCCTTACAAACAAGGTGAAGATCACAATCGGCGCTTCTCCATGTATGTGTTTCTTCCAAATGCAAGTAATGGGCTGCCATCTCTGGTTGAGAGAGTTTGTTCAGAGGCTGGGTTTTTAGGTCGCTATCTTCCTTGGACAAAAGTTGAAGTTAATAAATTTTTAATCCCAAAGTTTAAGATcacttttggctttgaagcTTGTCAATTTCTGGAAACTTTAGGTCTGAAGTTGCCATATTTGTCAGAGACTGTTGTTGGTGATGAACCAGTTGTTGAATTGATGATACATAAGTCCTTCATTGAAGTTAATGAAGAAGGCACAGAAGCTGCCGCTGCGACTGCTGCTGTTGGGTTTGGTTATTGCTCTGCTTCTCGTCCGGTGATTGAGAAGATAGACTTTGTGGCAGATCACCCATTCCTTTTTCTGATCCGAGAAGAAGCAACTGGAGCTGTGATGTTCATCGGGCATGTCCTCAATCCCGTTGCAGACTGA
- the LOC133743977 gene encoding nuclear pore complex protein NUP98A-like isoform X4, which translates to MPSFGFYNSFDAPKPVFETKTGSGWSPFGTTTTPAFGTTSCPAFATSNPAFDFTTVFGAPVFNTASTPGFGTNCTTTLATTGTLAFGTTSTPTIGTTITITPGVGTSTASTGGTNSIAITSSVGTASTPTVGNSITIAPSVGATVTIAPASGTSITITQAAGTTITITSNPTYGATSTPGIGGASTPSFCFPTSTAPTSAPGFFTNSFSFPTSTTSTFAQSTCTSCSSQVGASSPFGPRRSPFGAQLTPIVGNNASRQSAFRGHQGQGSRVVPYTASVEIDSNGAGRMKSISAMPIHEHKCHEELRWEDYQLGDKALLVHAFPSVSAGSDWYSSLQQKSNKHRFLVYLLDCDHRGTILLKSQAKVADVVC; encoded by the exons ATGCCTTCGTTCGGCTTCTATAACT CTTTTGATGCTCCAAAGCCGGTTTTTGAAACCAAAACAGGCTCTGGATGGAGTCCTTTTGGCACTACCACAACCCCGGCTTTCGGCACTACCAGTTGCCCGGCTTTTGCCACTAGTAACCCAGCTTTTGACTTTACCACCGTTTTTGGCGCCCCGGTTTTCAACACTGCTAGCACTCCAGGTTTTGGCACTAATTGTACCACCACTTTGGCCACTACAGGTACCCTGGCTTTTGGCACTACTAGTACCCCAACTATTGGCACCACGATCACCATAACCCCTGGTGTAGGCACTTCTACTGCTTCAACTGGTGGCACTAATTCCATCGCCATAACCTCTAGTGTTGGTACTGCTAGTACTCCAACTGTTGGCAATAGTATCACCATAGCCCCATCTGTTGGCGCTACTGTCACCATAGCCCCAGCTTCGGGTACTAGTATCACCATAACCCAAGCTGCGGGAACTACTATCACCATAACCAGCAACCCAACTTATGGTGCTACAAGCACCCCAGGCATTGGTGGTGCAAGTACTCCATCCTTTTGCTTTCCAACATCCACTGCTCCTACAAGTGCCCCAGGCTTTTTTACTAATTCTTTTAGCTTTCCAACATCCACTACTTCTACTTTTGCGCAATCAACTTGCACCTCTTGCAGCAGCCAAGTTGGTGCTTCATCTCCTTTTGGACCGCGGAGATCTCCATTTg GAGCTCAGTTGACACCAATAGTTGGGAACAATGCCTCTAGGCAGTCAGCTTTTAGGGGCCACCAGGGGCAGGGAAGTAGAGTGGTTCCTTACACAGCATCTGTTGAAATAGATAGTAATGGTGCTGGTCGTATGAAGTCAATATCAGCAATGCCAATTCATGAGCATAAATGTCACGAGGAACTGAGATGGGAAGATTATCAATTGGGGGATAAAG CCCTCTTGGTGCATGCCTTCCCAAGTGTCTCAGCCGGTTCAGACTGGTACTCCTCTCTTCAACAGAAATCAAACAAACACAG GTTCCTTGTCTATCTACTAGACTGTGATCATAGAGGTACCATTTTGTTGAAGTCTCAGGCCAAAGTAGCAGATGTCGTGTGTTGA
- the LOC133743977 gene encoding nuclear pore complex protein NUP98A-like isoform X3 has translation MPSFGFYNSFDAPKPVFETKTGSGWSPFGTTTTPAFGTTSCPAFATSNPAFDFTTVFGAPVFNTASTPGFGTNCTTTLATTGTLAFGTTSTPTIGTTITITPGVGTSTASTGGTNSIAITSSVGTASTPTVGNSITIAPSVGATVTIAPASGTSITITQAAGTTITITSNPTYGATSTPGIGGASTPSFCFPTSTAPTSAPGFFTNSFSFPTSTTSTFAQSTCTSCSSQVGASSPFGPRRSPFGAQLTPIVGNNASRQSAFRGHQGQGSRVVPYTASVEIDSNGAGRMKSISAMPIHEHKCHEELRWEDYQLGDKALLVHAFPSVSAGSDWYSSLQQKSNKHSRFLVYLLDCDHRGTILLKSQAKVADVVC, from the exons ATGCCTTCGTTCGGCTTCTATAACT CTTTTGATGCTCCAAAGCCGGTTTTTGAAACCAAAACAGGCTCTGGATGGAGTCCTTTTGGCACTACCACAACCCCGGCTTTCGGCACTACCAGTTGCCCGGCTTTTGCCACTAGTAACCCAGCTTTTGACTTTACCACCGTTTTTGGCGCCCCGGTTTTCAACACTGCTAGCACTCCAGGTTTTGGCACTAATTGTACCACCACTTTGGCCACTACAGGTACCCTGGCTTTTGGCACTACTAGTACCCCAACTATTGGCACCACGATCACCATAACCCCTGGTGTAGGCACTTCTACTGCTTCAACTGGTGGCACTAATTCCATCGCCATAACCTCTAGTGTTGGTACTGCTAGTACTCCAACTGTTGGCAATAGTATCACCATAGCCCCATCTGTTGGCGCTACTGTCACCATAGCCCCAGCTTCGGGTACTAGTATCACCATAACCCAAGCTGCGGGAACTACTATCACCATAACCAGCAACCCAACTTATGGTGCTACAAGCACCCCAGGCATTGGTGGTGCAAGTACTCCATCCTTTTGCTTTCCAACATCCACTGCTCCTACAAGTGCCCCAGGCTTTTTTACTAATTCTTTTAGCTTTCCAACATCCACTACTTCTACTTTTGCGCAATCAACTTGCACCTCTTGCAGCAGCCAAGTTGGTGCTTCATCTCCTTTTGGACCGCGGAGATCTCCATTTg GAGCTCAGTTGACACCAATAGTTGGGAACAATGCCTCTAGGCAGTCAGCTTTTAGGGGCCACCAGGGGCAGGGAAGTAGAGTGGTTCCTTACACAGCATCTGTTGAAATAGATAGTAATGGTGCTGGTCGTATGAAGTCAATATCAGCAATGCCAATTCATGAGCATAAATGTCACGAGGAACTGAGATGGGAAGATTATCAATTGGGGGATAAAG CCCTCTTGGTGCATGCCTTCCCAAGTGTCTCAGCCGGTTCAGACTGGTACTCCTCTCTTCAACAGAAATCAAACAAACACAG CAGGTTCCTTGTCTATCTACTAGACTGTGATCATAGAGGTACCATTTTGTTGAAGTCTCAGGCCAAAGTAGCAGATGTCGTGTGTTGA
- the LOC133743977 gene encoding nuclear pore complex protein NUP98A-like isoform X1, translating to MPSFGFYNSFDAPKPVFETKTGSGWSPFGTTTTPAFGTTSCPAFATSNPAFDFTTVFGAPVFNTASTPGFGTNCTTTLATTGTLAFGTTSTPTIGTTITITPGVGTSTASTGGTNSIAITSSVGTASTPTVGNSITIAPSVGATVTIAPASGTSITITQAAGTTITITSNPTYGATSTPGIGGASTPSFCFPTSTAPTSAPGFFTNSFSFPTSTTSTFAQSTCTSCSSQVGASSPFGPRRSPFGAQLTPIVGNNASRQSAFRGHQGQGSRVVPYTASVEIDSNGAGRMKSISAMPIHEHKCHEELRWEDYQLGDKGGVVPPGGSGFSCQFTTQPFLQKEKPTSFGPYGSPCAHTSSSTSNISTSSPFGQPSSSPFGQPSSNPFGRTSSSPFARPSSSPFAQTLSSSISGNSNLFTPSSIGQTSSPHPSWCMPSQVSQPVQTGTPLFNRNQTNTAGSLSIY from the exons ATGCCTTCGTTCGGCTTCTATAACT CTTTTGATGCTCCAAAGCCGGTTTTTGAAACCAAAACAGGCTCTGGATGGAGTCCTTTTGGCACTACCACAACCCCGGCTTTCGGCACTACCAGTTGCCCGGCTTTTGCCACTAGTAACCCAGCTTTTGACTTTACCACCGTTTTTGGCGCCCCGGTTTTCAACACTGCTAGCACTCCAGGTTTTGGCACTAATTGTACCACCACTTTGGCCACTACAGGTACCCTGGCTTTTGGCACTACTAGTACCCCAACTATTGGCACCACGATCACCATAACCCCTGGTGTAGGCACTTCTACTGCTTCAACTGGTGGCACTAATTCCATCGCCATAACCTCTAGTGTTGGTACTGCTAGTACTCCAACTGTTGGCAATAGTATCACCATAGCCCCATCTGTTGGCGCTACTGTCACCATAGCCCCAGCTTCGGGTACTAGTATCACCATAACCCAAGCTGCGGGAACTACTATCACCATAACCAGCAACCCAACTTATGGTGCTACAAGCACCCCAGGCATTGGTGGTGCAAGTACTCCATCCTTTTGCTTTCCAACATCCACTGCTCCTACAAGTGCCCCAGGCTTTTTTACTAATTCTTTTAGCTTTCCAACATCCACTACTTCTACTTTTGCGCAATCAACTTGCACCTCTTGCAGCAGCCAAGTTGGTGCTTCATCTCCTTTTGGACCGCGGAGATCTCCATTTg GAGCTCAGTTGACACCAATAGTTGGGAACAATGCCTCTAGGCAGTCAGCTTTTAGGGGCCACCAGGGGCAGGGAAGTAGAGTGGTTCCTTACACAGCATCTGTTGAAATAGATAGTAATGGTGCTGGTCGTATGAAGTCAATATCAGCAATGCCAATTCATGAGCATAAATGTCACGAGGAACTGAGATGGGAAGATTATCAATTGGGGGATAAAG GTGGAGTGGTTCCTCCTGGTGGGAGTGGCTTCAGCTGCCAGTTTACCACACAGCCATTTCTTCAGAAAGAAAAACCCACTTCCTTTGGGCCGTATGGAAGTCCATGTGCTCACACATCCTCAAGTACTTCTAATATCTCAACTTCATCTCCATTTGGTCAACCATCTTCAAGTCCATTTGGTCAACCATCTTCAAATCCATTTGGTCGAACATCTTCAAGTCCATTTGCTCGACCATCTTCAAGTCCATTTGCTCAAACCCTCAGTTCATCAATTTCGGGGAATTCCAATCTTTTTACACCTTCATCAATTGGGCAAACTTCATCTCCACAC CCCTCTTGGTGCATGCCTTCCCAAGTGTCTCAGCCGGTTCAGACTGGTACTCCTCTCTTCAACAGAAATCAAACAAACACAG CAGGTTCCTTGTCTATCTACTAG
- the LOC133743977 gene encoding nuclear pore complex protein NUP98A-like isoform X2 has product MPSFGFYNSFDAPKPVFETKTGSGWSPFGTTTTPAFGTTSCPAFATSNPAFDFTTVFGAPVFNTASTPGFGTNCTTTLATTGTLAFGTTSTPTIGTTITITPGVGTSTASTGGTNSIAITSSVGTASTPTVGNSITIAPSVGATVTIAPASGTSITITQAAGTTITITSNPTYGATSTPGIGGASTPSFCFPTSTAPTSAPGFFTNSFSFPTSTTSTFAQSTCTSCSSQVGASSPFGPRRSPFGAQLTPIVGNNASRQSAFRGHQGQGSRVVPYTASVEIDSNGAGRMKSISAMPIHEHKCHEELRWEDYQLGDKGGVVPPGGSGFSCQFTTQPFLQKEKPTSFGPYGSPCAHTSSSTSNISTSSPFGQPSSSPFGQPSSNPFGRTSSSPFARPSSSPFAQTLSSSISGNSNLFTPSSIGQTSSPHPSWCMPSQVSQPVQTGTPLFNRNQTNTGSLSIY; this is encoded by the exons ATGCCTTCGTTCGGCTTCTATAACT CTTTTGATGCTCCAAAGCCGGTTTTTGAAACCAAAACAGGCTCTGGATGGAGTCCTTTTGGCACTACCACAACCCCGGCTTTCGGCACTACCAGTTGCCCGGCTTTTGCCACTAGTAACCCAGCTTTTGACTTTACCACCGTTTTTGGCGCCCCGGTTTTCAACACTGCTAGCACTCCAGGTTTTGGCACTAATTGTACCACCACTTTGGCCACTACAGGTACCCTGGCTTTTGGCACTACTAGTACCCCAACTATTGGCACCACGATCACCATAACCCCTGGTGTAGGCACTTCTACTGCTTCAACTGGTGGCACTAATTCCATCGCCATAACCTCTAGTGTTGGTACTGCTAGTACTCCAACTGTTGGCAATAGTATCACCATAGCCCCATCTGTTGGCGCTACTGTCACCATAGCCCCAGCTTCGGGTACTAGTATCACCATAACCCAAGCTGCGGGAACTACTATCACCATAACCAGCAACCCAACTTATGGTGCTACAAGCACCCCAGGCATTGGTGGTGCAAGTACTCCATCCTTTTGCTTTCCAACATCCACTGCTCCTACAAGTGCCCCAGGCTTTTTTACTAATTCTTTTAGCTTTCCAACATCCACTACTTCTACTTTTGCGCAATCAACTTGCACCTCTTGCAGCAGCCAAGTTGGTGCTTCATCTCCTTTTGGACCGCGGAGATCTCCATTTg GAGCTCAGTTGACACCAATAGTTGGGAACAATGCCTCTAGGCAGTCAGCTTTTAGGGGCCACCAGGGGCAGGGAAGTAGAGTGGTTCCTTACACAGCATCTGTTGAAATAGATAGTAATGGTGCTGGTCGTATGAAGTCAATATCAGCAATGCCAATTCATGAGCATAAATGTCACGAGGAACTGAGATGGGAAGATTATCAATTGGGGGATAAAG GTGGAGTGGTTCCTCCTGGTGGGAGTGGCTTCAGCTGCCAGTTTACCACACAGCCATTTCTTCAGAAAGAAAAACCCACTTCCTTTGGGCCGTATGGAAGTCCATGTGCTCACACATCCTCAAGTACTTCTAATATCTCAACTTCATCTCCATTTGGTCAACCATCTTCAAGTCCATTTGGTCAACCATCTTCAAATCCATTTGGTCGAACATCTTCAAGTCCATTTGCTCGACCATCTTCAAGTCCATTTGCTCAAACCCTCAGTTCATCAATTTCGGGGAATTCCAATCTTTTTACACCTTCATCAATTGGGCAAACTTCATCTCCACAC CCCTCTTGGTGCATGCCTTCCCAAGTGTCTCAGCCGGTTCAGACTGGTACTCCTCTCTTCAACAGAAATCAAACAAACACAG GTTCCTTGTCTATCTACTAG